A genomic window from Sulfurimonas paralvinellae includes:
- a CDS encoding glycosyl transferase — protein MDFFKYIHAVGTGPKGNRDLSFEEAQDMMTQILNQSIPTEQIAAFLLGWRLKPETTEEFQGALAACDKNITKSEVKNSIELGYPFDGKAKNPYIFPLVAKALEKHNLNLVLVGDEKQPAKDGITIKDIITHINLTPNTHYFDRKEFFNKLHNLTDVRNKLGLRSSFSTIEKLSGVAKSEYAITGVFHKPFVKKYAEIYTDRYKHLALIQGNEGTPELFSKGRLWIVNGEDIEEHIIDPEYFDIHYKKSWETITLQDSLDQLNNPSEEYLKLAQLNAAVYLFITQKYNSIEEAFEALH, from the coding sequence ATGGATTTTTTCAAATATATACATGCCGTTGGAACCGGTCCAAAAGGGAATCGTGATCTTAGTTTCGAAGAAGCACAAGATATGATGACACAGATTTTAAACCAAAGTATCCCGACAGAACAGATAGCGGCCTTCTTACTCGGCTGGAGACTTAAACCGGAGACGACAGAAGAGTTTCAAGGTGCACTTGCCGCCTGTGATAAGAATATTACAAAATCAGAGGTGAAAAACTCCATTGAACTAGGTTATCCTTTTGACGGCAAAGCTAAAAATCCCTATATCTTTCCACTTGTTGCCAAAGCGCTCGAAAAACATAATCTTAATCTTGTACTTGTCGGTGATGAAAAACAGCCGGCAAAAGACGGTATTACTATCAAAGATATCATCACGCACATCAATCTCACACCAAACACTCACTACTTTGACAGAAAAGAGTTTTTTAACAAACTGCATAATCTTACTGATGTACGGAACAAACTTGGACTTCGAAGCAGCTTTAGCACCATAGAAAAGCTCTCCGGAGTCGCTAAAAGTGAATATGCCATAACCGGTGTTTTTCATAAACCTTTTGTAAAAAAATATGCCGAAATTTATACTGACAGGTACAAACATTTAGCCTTGATTCAAGGCAATGAAGGTACACCGGAACTTTTCAGCAAAGGACGCTTATGGATCGTTAACGGTGAAGATATAGAGGAGCATATTATAGACCCTGAATATTTCGATATCCATTACAAAAAATCGTGGGAAACTATAACACTCCAAGACTCACTTGACCAGTTAAACAATCCTTCGGAAGAATACCTGAAACTAGCACAATTAAATGCTGCTGTATATCTTTTTATAACACAGAAATATAACAGTATCGAAGAAGCTTTTGAAGCATTACACTAA
- a CDS encoding SDR family oxidoreductase, which produces MLITGSGSGMGRVSCEFLAELGYTVFAGTRDVSKFDNNNIKNIFPIDLDITSQESINRVIADILQRYGKIDILVNNAGYGLVATVEDFSEAEMLSEYNVNVFGTLRTCKAVIPSMRKNRSGIIINISSFLGRIGLPLLTLYNSSKYAVEGITDSLRYELREFDIRVHSIMPGFFSTEFAKSNLVTNLHTFDENSPYRHLVTSLAPVILDQINNGNNPLEVAHLIKEIIDDDNFVARVTVGDKARKFIPMRKELSDEDFERRVRNYYNIK; this is translated from the coding sequence GTGCTTATAACAGGATCTGGTTCTGGAATGGGACGAGTGAGCTGTGAATTCTTAGCGGAACTTGGCTATACTGTCTTTGCTGGAACAAGAGATGTGTCTAAATTTGATAACAATAACATAAAAAATATTTTTCCTATAGATCTTGATATTACTTCTCAAGAGAGTATAAATCGAGTTATTGCAGATATATTACAACGATATGGAAAGATAGATATTCTTGTAAACAATGCAGGGTATGGACTGGTTGCAACTGTTGAGGATTTTAGTGAAGCAGAAATGCTCTCTGAGTATAATGTGAATGTCTTTGGTACTCTCCGAACCTGTAAAGCGGTTATCCCAAGTATGCGAAAAAATAGAAGTGGAATTATTATCAATATATCTTCATTTTTGGGAAGAATTGGACTGCCTCTGCTAACGCTTTATAACTCCAGTAAATATGCTGTTGAAGGAATTACAGATTCATTACGGTATGAACTAAGAGAGTTTGATATTCGCGTTCATTCCATTATGCCAGGCTTTTTTAGTACAGAGTTCGCCAAATCCAATCTTGTTACGAACCTACATACTTTTGATGAAAACTCTCCATATAGACATCTTGTCACATCTCTAGCTCCTGTTATCCTTGATCAAATTAACAACGGAAATAATCCTTTGGAAGTCGCACACCTTATAAAAGAAATCATTGATGATGACAATTTTGTTGCCAGAGTAACCGTAGGGGATAAAGCAAGAAAATTTATTCCTATGCGTAAAGAACTTAGTGATGAAGATTTTGAGCGTAGAGTTAGAAACTACTACAATATAAAATGA
- a CDS encoding multiheme c-type cytochrome: MKILYVNFDILFMFISGLLLINYFSIEWSYFRVIEFLHIFGSIVITVFFVLPFLYKHIYASMIKMKHESKSGLLFAFVFFLLLVSGVYLFLIGNRGGDVYGIISYNVHLYGSFILMFFLILHLRKFFFSKVFTTLAWAVVLFLPSHAYSSSKKLTNIVFADGARSYHNIDWTNSTTCKECHPKIFQQWADSNHRHLADSNPYYMVLENLAGMDRGEKFRQWCMGCHNPSAVSMHQEKTTHFMRDNIMPESLFTKGSQNLINEYKAHPYRLEHGVSCIACHRIVDAKPMGNSSYSLNLTKRKKYLYEDSHSDTKVWISHKLINANPKTHKQEYMKPLYKKSKYCASCHNEFLPHSGKKVVSTYEQWEKSPYNDPKKPKKHKDCIDCHMTYLDNGTYTPLQGTSTLGGKKKKDIKVHYFAGGNYFLAGLKNKENESQSIQLLKTSAKLDAKIDTKGILQIGVKNVGAGHKLPTGAADFRELWLDVSVRDKNKKIVFSSGKLDKKGDIEKGSIVFNKMFGDKDGNPVGLYFWRYEKLIKDTRIPAGKRVVEKFTLPENVEYPLHVEIKLNFRIYPQWVTNIVKSAYPQLTDPPVITIQKLEKQFD, translated from the coding sequence ATGAAAATTTTGTATGTTAACTTTGATATTCTTTTTATGTTTATCAGCGGTCTGTTACTTATAAACTATTTTTCTATAGAATGGTCTTATTTTCGTGTGATAGAGTTTTTGCATATATTTGGTTCCATTGTCATTACAGTTTTTTTTGTACTTCCCTTTTTGTATAAACATATCTATGCGAGTATGATAAAAATGAAGCATGAGAGCAAGAGTGGTCTTCTCTTTGCTTTTGTCTTTTTTTTACTGCTTGTTAGTGGGGTATACCTGTTTTTAATCGGTAATAGAGGAGGAGATGTTTATGGCATTATATCTTACAATGTCCATCTTTACGGTTCTTTTATTTTGATGTTTTTTCTAATTTTACATCTTAGAAAATTCTTTTTTTCGAAAGTATTTACAACATTGGCTTGGGCTGTTGTTCTTTTTTTACCGAGCCATGCTTATTCAAGTTCAAAGAAATTGACTAATATTGTTTTTGCTGACGGGGCGAGGAGTTATCATAATATTGATTGGACGAATTCAACTACATGTAAAGAGTGCCATCCAAAAATTTTTCAACAGTGGGCTGATTCAAATCACAGACATCTTGCTGATTCAAATCCATATTATATGGTACTGGAGAACTTAGCGGGAATGGATAGAGGTGAAAAATTTCGACAATGGTGTATGGGATGTCATAATCCGAGTGCTGTGAGTATGCATCAGGAAAAAACAACACACTTTATGAGAGACAATATTATGCCGGAATCGCTCTTTACAAAGGGGTCGCAAAATCTTATAAATGAATATAAAGCACATCCATACCGCTTGGAGCATGGTGTCTCCTGTATTGCATGTCATCGCATAGTGGATGCTAAACCTATGGGGAACAGTTCCTATTCACTGAATCTTACAAAAAGAAAGAAATATTTATATGAAGACTCTCATAGTGATACAAAAGTCTGGATAAGCCACAAGCTTATCAATGCAAATCCGAAAACACATAAACAAGAGTATATGAAACCTTTGTATAAAAAAAGTAAGTATTGTGCATCGTGTCATAATGAATTCTTACCACATTCAGGGAAAAAGGTTGTTTCAACGTATGAACAATGGGAAAAATCACCTTATAATGATCCTAAAAAACCAAAAAAACATAAAGATTGTATAGATTGTCATATGACATATTTAGATAATGGAACATATACTCCGCTGCAAGGAACTTCAACACTTGGTGGTAAAAAGAAAAAAGATATAAAAGTACACTATTTTGCAGGAGGGAACTATTTCCTTGCAGGTTTGAAAAATAAAGAGAATGAATCACAATCAATTCAGCTTTTAAAAACATCTGCAAAATTGGATGCAAAAATTGATACTAAAGGCATATTGCAAATTGGCGTGAAAAATGTAGGTGCAGGGCACAAGCTGCCGACAGGAGCAGCAGATTTTCGAGAACTTTGGCTTGATGTTAGTGTTAGGGATAAAAATAAAAAAATCGTTTTTAGCAGCGGAAAATTGGACAAAAAAGGTGATATAGAAAAAGGTTCTATTGTTTTTAACAAGATGTTTGGCGATAAGGATGGGAATCCTGTAGGTCTGTATTTTTGGAGATATGAAAAGCTGATTAAAGACACAAGAATACCTGCAGGTAAGAGAGTTGTAGAAAAATTCACACTACCTGAAAATGTAGAGTATCCATTGCATGTAGAGATAAAACTAAACTTTAGAATTTATCCGCAATGGGTTACCAATATAGTAAAATCAGCATATCCGCAATTGACGGATCCTCCCGTTATTACAATACAAAAGCTGGAGAAGCAATTTGATTAA
- a CDS encoding helix-turn-helix transcriptional regulator, giving the protein MMESFFFNITDASYKVTMEYENQEEYVKRVDISNGIVFYDIFLNSFGANQSFDIKNLDRLVAIIVVNQGNISLLDNISETNYLLKENTISIFESSRQNFSFMINSKIKIFAIFIADFILKRYLSSDKNEVIDFLYANIQDEVSCMLVDVQPIDALSLYIIEKILYKNEDNFMKSIKCEHSILEFMIHRFSLIDRLNDTLDIDEKHIAKSARDILLKNYMTPPHIKELAHLCATNETKLKQIFKKAYKTTIYAYIQKLRLEKANLLLRDKLCTIGEVAKEVGYKHQGNFSKRFFEYYGVYPKELLKK; this is encoded by the coding sequence ATGATGGAAAGCTTTTTTTTTAATATTACAGATGCTTCCTATAAGGTTACTATGGAGTATGAAAACCAAGAAGAGTATGTTAAAAGAGTCGATATATCCAATGGCATTGTCTTTTATGATATTTTTTTAAATTCTTTTGGTGCAAATCAAAGCTTTGACATAAAAAATTTAGACAGACTTGTCGCTATTATTGTAGTCAATCAAGGAAATATTTCACTTCTTGATAATATTAGTGAAACAAATTATCTCCTTAAAGAAAATACTATTAGCATTTTTGAATCCTCTCGACAAAACTTTTCCTTTATGATTAATTCAAAAATAAAGATATTTGCTATTTTTATTGCGGACTTTATTTTAAAAAGATATTTAAGTTCAGATAAGAACGAAGTTATTGATTTTTTATATGCCAATATTCAGGATGAAGTAAGCTGTATGCTTGTTGATGTACAGCCTATAGATGCTTTAAGTCTTTATATTATAGAAAAAATTCTTTACAAAAATGAAGATAATTTTATGAAGAGCATCAAGTGTGAGCATAGTATTTTAGAGTTTATGATTCATCGATTTTCACTTATAGATAGGTTAAATGATACTTTAGATATTGATGAAAAACATATAGCAAAGTCAGCCAGGGATATTTTACTTAAAAATTATATGACACCGCCTCACATTAAAGAATTGGCACATTTATGTGCTACAAACGAAACAAAACTCAAACAAATTTTTAAAAAAGCATATAAAACTACCATATATGCTTATATTCAGAAACTTCGTTTGGAAAAAGCAAATTTATTATTACGGGATAAACTTTGCACTATAGGTGAAGTAGCAAAGGAAGTTGGCTACAAACATCAGGGAAACTTTTCAAAACGATTTTTTGAGTATTACGGAGTTTATCCAAAAGAGCTACTTAAGAAATAA
- a CDS encoding glutamate-5-semialdehyde dehydrogenase gives MEKFLQEAKAASRVLNTLSGAEKNGILKEMAAALRANTMELMEANAKDMADGEKNQLSSALMDRLFLDEKRIDAMAVAIEEIAGLKDPVGRVLDGWVTEDALKIEKVSIPIGVIGIIYESRPNVTSDTAALCFKSSNVCVLKGGKEAENSNRAIAKVLQATLEKNNLPRELISLIPDSSREGVAKLIKMDKYVDLIIPRGGEGLIKYVSQNATVSVVKHDKGQCHTYIDKDAKMEDAVKIAVNAKVQRPGVCNAMETLLVDKAIAKEALPKLKEAFDKEHTDLKGCSLTQEIITVAHASDEDFDTEYLANILNIKVVEGVEGAIEHIVRFGSGHSEAIITENITTAESFLNGIDAAALYVNASTRFTDGGAFGFGAEVGISTNKLHARGPMGIEGLTTYKYKIYGKGQIR, from the coding sequence ATGGAAAAGTTTTTACAAGAAGCAAAAGCAGCAAGCAGAGTACTGAATACTCTCAGCGGTGCAGAGAAAAATGGGATATTAAAAGAGATGGCCGCAGCGTTGCGTGCCAATACAATGGAGTTGATGGAAGCTAATGCCAAAGATATGGCTGATGGAGAGAAAAATCAACTCTCTTCGGCTTTGATGGACAGACTCTTTTTAGATGAAAAACGTATTGATGCAATGGCGGTTGCCATTGAAGAGATAGCAGGGCTTAAAGATCCTGTCGGGCGTGTTCTTGACGGCTGGGTAACCGAAGATGCTCTCAAAATAGAAAAAGTCTCTATTCCCATCGGAGTCATCGGGATTATATATGAATCTCGTCCGAATGTGACAAGTGATACGGCAGCACTCTGTTTTAAAAGCTCGAATGTTTGTGTTTTAAAAGGCGGGAAAGAGGCTGAAAATTCAAATCGCGCCATTGCGAAAGTATTACAGGCAACGTTAGAGAAGAACAATCTTCCGCGTGAGCTTATTTCTCTTATTCCAGATTCTTCACGTGAGGGTGTTGCAAAATTGATTAAGATGGATAAGTATGTAGATCTGATCATTCCTCGTGGCGGGGAAGGACTCATAAAATATGTCAGTCAAAATGCTACAGTCAGTGTTGTTAAGCATGATAAAGGGCAGTGTCATACTTACATAGATAAAGATGCAAAGATGGAGGATGCTGTAAAGATCGCTGTCAATGCAAAAGTACAGCGTCCCGGTGTATGTAATGCAATGGAGACACTTTTGGTCGATAAAGCAATCGCAAAAGAAGCATTGCCAAAACTAAAAGAAGCATTCGATAAAGAACATACTGACTTGAAAGGCTGCAGCCTCACGCAAGAGATCATTACAGTGGCTCACGCAAGTGATGAAGATTTCGATACAGAGTATTTGGCAAATATCTTAAATATAAAAGTAGTCGAAGGTGTCGAGGGTGCGATAGAGCATATTGTACGATTTGGTTCAGGTCATTCAGAAGCAATCATAACAGAAAATATTACGACGGCTGAGAGCTTTTTAAACGGTATCGATGCAGCGGCGCTCTATGTCAATGCATCTACGCGTTTTACAGATGGCGGGGCATTTGGTTTTGGTGCAGAAGTGGGGATATCTACAAACAAACTGCATGCCAGAGGACCAATGGGTATAGAAGGATTGACGACCTACAAGTATAAAATTTATGGAAAAGGTCAGATAAGATAA
- a CDS encoding Crp/Fnr family transcriptional regulator: MQSVNELRDITFFENLSTEELEQLATISRKRKFSKGEILFYEKDEARFLTLLTEGILKVYKTDPKNNEIVLHRFNPKSLVAEMAVFEEMPYPASAAFETDGEVIEIDFVKFKENFLCNPEIAFAFFKSLTQKIKYLEGVIALNIVLDSTARVAKYICENEEALEMKHNQLAQYLHMTPETLSRIFKKFAKLGFIVKEGSSYKIENKEALSILFE, encoded by the coding sequence ATGCAGAGTGTTAATGAATTACGAGATATTACTTTTTTTGAAAATCTCTCTACCGAAGAGTTGGAACAGTTAGCAACAATCTCACGCAAGCGAAAGTTTTCAAAAGGTGAAATTCTGTTTTATGAAAAAGATGAAGCACGTTTTTTAACGTTGCTCACTGAGGGCATTTTAAAAGTTTACAAGACAGATCCCAAGAATAATGAGATAGTCCTGCATCGGTTCAATCCAAAATCACTGGTCGCAGAGATGGCTGTCTTTGAAGAGATGCCATACCCGGCTTCAGCTGCTTTTGAGACAGATGGAGAAGTTATAGAAATCGATTTTGTAAAATTTAAAGAGAACTTTTTATGTAATCCCGAGATTGCATTTGCATTTTTTAAATCACTTACGCAAAAGATAAAGTATCTCGAAGGTGTTATTGCACTCAATATCGTTCTTGATTCGACAGCAAGAGTTGCAAAGTATATCTGTGAAAATGAAGAAGCACTTGAAATGAAACACAATCAGCTTGCCCAGTATTTACATATGACACCTGAAACACTCTCTCGAATTTTTAAAAAATTTGCAAAACTCGGTTTCATTGTGAAAGAGGGCAGTTCTTATAAAATAGAAAATAAAGAGGCTTTATCAATACTTTTTGAATAA
- a CDS encoding metal-sulfur cluster assembly factor, whose translation MYTKEEIFKAISTVIDPEVGFNLVEMGLIYDASSDDEGNVKVTMTLSTKACPLHQMILQWVKEAVEKLPDVKEVDIEVVWEPEWNISMADDNVKKALGA comes from the coding sequence ATGTACACAAAAGAAGAAATTTTTAAAGCGATCTCAACTGTAATAGATCCGGAAGTCGGTTTTAATCTTGTTGAGATGGGACTTATATATGATGCAAGCAGTGATGATGAAGGTAATGTCAAGGTCACGATGACACTCTCTACAAAAGCGTGTCCACTGCATCAGATGATACTTCAATGGGTAAAAGAAGCCGTTGAAAAATTGCCAGATGTAAAAGAGGTTGATATTGAGGTTGTTTGGGAGCCGGAATGGAATATCTCTATGGCGGATGATAATGTTAAAAAAGCGCTAGGTGCGTAA
- a CDS encoding cytochrome-c peroxidase, producing the protein MLRLSFLAIIIIIAWIEVLPYLIPKKPKKSYNDEQLREIALSRGMRPIPKEYDTFLKLLDSKENPITKAKVALGKKLFFDKLLSSDKTISCASCHLLGENPHNQNQFSDDMTHPQGKTDCMVCHIKDESGSDRLSTAIGVQGRTAPNHLNTPTILNSALAKYRMWDGSAKTSLDTIAPMIHDKYKMNLTSAELVKRLNNNTFYKQEFAKVFKNGVTFENVQKALDIYQKTLLTRSAYDRFLEGDNQALSEEAKRGFRNFIQLGCKGCHTGITVGGQTIQKFPARNYNHIIDVTGMFSREYIGRDVAAFNFNFKPSHRYPFENKGGYLGKDNKQLFRVPILRNVTKTSPYFHNGSVFDLREAVHIMGKYQLSMELTETQIDEIVAFLKSLDGEVVEYKELK; encoded by the coding sequence ATGTTGCGACTGAGTTTTTTAGCAATAATTATAATTATTGCCTGGATAGAAGTCCTCCCTTATTTAATACCGAAAAAACCAAAAAAGAGTTATAACGATGAACAGTTGCGTGAAATTGCTTTAAGTCGGGGAATGCGTCCTATTCCAAAGGAGTATGATACATTTTTAAAACTTCTTGATTCTAAAGAAAATCCTATTACAAAAGCAAAAGTTGCACTTGGGAAAAAACTTTTTTTTGATAAGCTTCTTTCAAGTGATAAAACTATCAGTTGTGCATCATGTCATCTTCTTGGCGAAAATCCTCATAATCAAAATCAATTTTCAGATGACATGACTCATCCACAAGGCAAAACAGATTGTATGGTCTGTCATATAAAAGATGAAAGCGGTTCGGACAGACTATCAACCGCTATAGGTGTGCAAGGAAGAACTGCCCCAAATCATCTCAATACGCCTACAATTTTGAATTCTGCTTTGGCGAAGTATAGAATGTGGGACGGTTCAGCTAAAACCTCATTAGATACTATCGCACCTATGATACATGATAAATACAAAATGAATCTCACATCGGCAGAACTAGTGAAAAGATTAAACAATAATACTTTTTATAAACAAGAGTTTGCAAAAGTTTTTAAAAACGGTGTAACATTTGAAAATGTACAAAAGGCACTGGATATTTATCAAAAGACACTCCTGACTAGAAGTGCTTATGACAGATTTTTAGAAGGAGATAACCAAGCACTGAGCGAAGAAGCAAAAAGAGGTTTTAGAAATTTTATACAGCTTGGATGCAAGGGGTGTCATACCGGTATAACAGTAGGAGGGCAAACTATACAAAAGTTTCCTGCTCGAAATTATAATCATATTATTGATGTTACGGGAATGTTTAGCAGAGAATATATTGGAAGAGATGTTGCTGCATTTAATTTTAACTTTAAACCATCTCATAGATATCCTTTTGAAAATAAAGGCGGCTATCTTGGTAAAGATAACAAACAGCTTTTTCGTGTACCGATTTTAAGAAATGTTACAAAAACTTCCCCTTATTTTCATAATGGATCGGTATTTGATTTACGAGAAGCCGTTCACATTATGGGGAAATATCAATTAAGTATGGAATTGACTGAGACTCAAATAGATGAGATAGTGGCTTTTTTGAAATCACTTGATGGTGAAGTAGTCGAGTATAAGGAGCTGAAATGA
- a CDS encoding siroheme decarboxylase subunit alpha, whose amino-acid sequence MKQEILSRIQKKFPLVPKPFAAIADELGISEDEVLEILQAEKKANIIRQTSAIFDTKRLGYKSSLVAFKIPKEKISSAVKIINEHPGVSHNYERNHDFNIWFTMAVAPDSKMGLDKTIEILAKLTEADDYIMLPTLKLFKINVKLNTTGKDEKKEKVKKVVHTDIELTPLHHDIIMRAQYDIDFVSEPFKKIIDELGIDYETFFSVLQELQDAGVMRRFASILNHRKAGFNANAMVVWDVDEANGEAIGEKAATFSAVSHCYLRPKYPNWPYNLFTMVHGKTTEETNGIIEEMAKEIDSRSHMPLYSSREFKKVRIEYFTPAFKEWEEKYNG is encoded by the coding sequence ATGAAACAAGAGATATTATCAAGGATACAAAAGAAATTTCCGCTAGTACCCAAGCCTTTTGCTGCCATAGCTGATGAGCTTGGAATAAGTGAAGATGAAGTTTTGGAGATTCTGCAGGCAGAAAAAAAAGCCAACATCATTCGTCAGACCTCTGCGATCTTTGATACAAAAAGATTAGGTTACAAATCTTCACTTGTAGCTTTTAAAATTCCAAAAGAGAAGATCAGCAGTGCCGTTAAAATCATAAACGAGCATCCCGGAGTATCACATAATTATGAAAGAAACCATGATTTCAACATCTGGTTCACAATGGCAGTCGCACCCGATTCGAAAATGGGACTTGATAAAACCATAGAGATACTTGCAAAACTAACCGAAGCGGATGATTATATCATGCTTCCCACACTCAAGCTCTTTAAGATCAATGTCAAGCTCAATACAACAGGCAAAGATGAAAAAAAAGAAAAAGTAAAGAAGGTCGTTCATACAGATATTGAACTAACACCGCTGCACCATGATATCATCATGCGAGCACAGTATGACATCGATTTTGTCAGTGAGCCTTTTAAAAAAATAATCGATGAACTGGGTATTGACTATGAGACATTTTTCTCAGTTTTACAAGAGCTACAGGATGCCGGAGTCATGCGGCGTTTTGCTTCCATACTCAACCACAGAAAAGCAGGCTTCAATGCCAATGCAATGGTTGTCTGGGATGTCGATGAAGCAAACGGAGAAGCCATAGGAGAAAAAGCGGCAACCTTTTCAGCGGTATCACACTGTTACCTGCGTCCTAAATACCCAAACTGGCCATACAATCTCTTTACAATGGTTCATGGCAAAACAACAGAGGAGACAAACGGCATCATTGAAGAGATGGCAAAAGAGATAGACTCACGCTCGCATATGCCGCTTTACTCCTCACGCGAATTTAAAAAAGTTCGTATAGAATACTTTACACCAGCTTTTAAAGAATGGGAGGAGAAATACAATGGATAG
- a CDS encoding precorrin-2 dehydrogenase/sirohydrochlorin ferrochelatase family protein yields MSYFPAFLKLDDKKILIVGGGNIAYEKLDHLLDFTSDIDLIAQEFSDEMLQKIQKYGLKYETRAYKEGDIAQYAIVIVAVDDIGLQAAIFEESKAYKCLCNAVDSVDYCDFIFPSYIKKEDLTIAVSTSGASPAMAKHLRRYLQELIPQSIGSFLKEMRGLRESLPKGKERMKMLDEKAKNYIQSWSK; encoded by the coding sequence ATGAGCTATTTTCCAGCTTTTTTAAAACTTGATGATAAAAAAATCTTAATTGTAGGCGGTGGTAACATCGCTTATGAGAAATTGGATCATCTTTTAGACTTTACAAGTGATATTGACTTGATTGCACAGGAATTTTCAGATGAGATGTTACAAAAGATACAAAAATATGGTTTAAAGTATGAAACAAGGGCTTATAAAGAGGGTGATATTGCTCAATACGCTATAGTTATAGTTGCAGTTGATGATATTGGCTTGCAGGCTGCAATCTTTGAAGAGTCAAAAGCGTATAAATGTCTATGCAATGCTGTCGATTCGGTCGATTATTGCGATTTTATCTTTCCATCTTATATAAAAAAAGAGGATCTTACAATCGCAGTCTCAACTTCGGGAGCTTCACCGGCAATGGCGAAGCATCTCAGACGATATCTACAGGAGTTGATTCCACAGAGTATAGGATCATTTTTAAAAGAGATGCGAGGATTGCGTGAGAGCCTGCCAAAAGGTAAAGAAAGAATGAAAATGCTTGATGAAAAAGCAAAAAATTATATACAAAGTTGGAGTAAGTAA
- a CDS encoding SDR family oxidoreductase, which yields MKKVVLITGATSGMGKLTAETLTKAGYMVYAGTRDKNSSASTDNLKEIYIDVTNTESINDAVAAIITKEGKIDVLVNNAGYGLLATVEDGTDEEMYHQFDVNVFGLLKTTRAVIPHMRKERSGVIINISSFLGKMGLPLLTHYNASKYAVEGIVDSLRFEMNPFCVRVHSIQSGLFGTNFVAKGLVANVQTTNENSPYKELVAHFVPIVAKAINEGPSPQPIADAVKDIIEDENSDIFVPVGAEAETFVPMRKELNDKEFEVKIKETFGI from the coding sequence ATGAAAAAAGTAGTTTTAATTACAGGTGCAACATCAGGAATGGGTAAATTAACAGCTGAAACTTTGACAAAAGCTGGTTATATGGTATATGCTGGAACTAGAGATAAGAATAGTTCTGCATCTACAGATAATTTAAAAGAAATTTATATAGATGTAACAAATACAGAGAGTATTAATGATGCAGTAGCAGCAATTATTACAAAAGAAGGCAAAATAGATGTACTTGTAAACAATGCCGGTTATGGTTTATTGGCAACTGTTGAAGATGGTACGGATGAAGAGATGTATCATCAATTTGATGTCAATGTTTTTGGACTTTTAAAAACAACACGTGCGGTCATTCCTCATATGCGTAAAGAAAGGTCAGGTGTAATAATAAACATTTCTTCATTTTTGGGAAAAATGGGCTTGCCTCTTTTAACTCATTATAATGCTTCTAAATATGCAGTTGAAGGAATTGTCGATTCACTAAGATTTGAGATGAATCCCTTTTGTGTACGTGTTCATTCCATTCAGTCTGGATTATTTGGAACAAATTTTGTTGCAAAAGGTTTAGTAGCAAATGTACAAACTACAAATGAAAATTCACCATACAAAGAATTAGTTGCTCATTTTGTGCCAATTGTTGCAAAAGCTATAAATGAAGGACCATCTCCCCAACCAATTGCTGATGCAGTAAAAGATATTATTGAAGATGAAAATTCTGATATTTTTGTACCAGTTGGTGCTGAAGCTGAAACATTTGTACCTATGCGAAAAGAGTTAAATGATAAAGAATTTGAAGTAAAAATAAAAGAGACTTTTGGAATTTAG